The proteins below are encoded in one region of Chrysemys picta bellii isolate R12L10 chromosome 4, ASM1138683v2, whole genome shotgun sequence:
- the LOC135982807 gene encoding olfactory receptor-like protein COR4: MAGGNCTAVTEFILTGVTDRLELQVPLFVLFLVIYIITPVWNLGMMVLIRIDPQLHTPMYFFLKNLSLVDACYSTVITPKMLMSFLAERKAISYPACIIQYFSFILFVISECLLLAVMAYDRYVAICNPLLYMVIMSPKHCLRLVAGSYLWAFLNSVIHTSGLLRLSYCDSNILNHFFCDLNPLLKLSSSGTSINQLLVFLFGSLIEVISIVTILISYILIIVTMLRIHSTEGRRKAFYTCTSHLTAVSMFHGTILFMYFRPSASYSLDTDKMASVFYTVVIPMLNPLIYSLRNKDVKDALRRAIETKLRTHLSPKGAIIGQPNPSMASLHT, from the coding sequence ATGGCTGGAGGAAATTGTACGGCAGTGACCGAGTTCATTCTCACAGGAGTGACAGATCGTCTGGAGCTGCAGGTCCCCCTCTTTGTGCTGTTCCTAGTGATCTATATTATCACCCCGGTGTGGAATCTGGGGATGATGGTTTTAATCAGGATCGACCCccaactccacacccccatgtacttctttctCAAGAATTTATCGCTCGTGGATGCCTGTTACTCCACAGTCATCACTCCCAAGATGCTGATGAGCTTCTTAGCCGAGAGGAAAGCTATTTCCTATCCAGCTTGCATCATCCAATATTTTAGCTTCATATTGTTTGTCATCTCTGAGTGCCTTCTGCTGGCAGTAATGGCGTATGACCGTTATGTAGCCATCTGCAACCCGCTGCTGTATATGGTCATCATGTCCCCAAAGCACTGCCTACGGCTGGTGGCTGGTTCATATCTATGGGCCTTCCTGAACTCTGTGATACACACCAGCGGTTTGCTAAGATTATCCTATTGTGACTCCAATATCCTGAATCATTTTTTCTGTGATCTCAACCCACTTCTAAAGCTCTCCTCTTCCGGCACCTCCATCAATCAGCTACTCGTTTTCCTCTTTGGCAGTCTGATTGAGGTGATCAGCATTGTGACCATCCTCATCTCATACATCTTAATTATTGTGACTATGCTGCGGATCCACTCCACCgagggcaggcgcaaagccttctacacctgcacctcccacctgacGGCCGTCTCTATGTTCCATGGGACAATTCTCTTCATGTATTTCCGACCCAGCGCCAGCTACTCGCTGGACACAGACAAAATGGCCTCCGTGTTCTACACGGTGgtgatccccatgctgaaccccctcatctacagcctgaggaacaaggatgtGAAGGACGCCCTGAGGAGAGCAATAGAGACAAAATTGAGGACCCATCTTTCCCCAAAGGGTGCCATAATAGGACAACCCAATCCTTCAATGGCTTCTCTGCAcacatag